The DNA segment GCACAGATCAGAACCGAGACTCCCGCGGGAGCTGGAATGATGAAAATCCGCTTTTAAATTTAACGATCGGATACAACACTATAAAACGCATTTTTTCTCGCCAGGGCTGTATTTATTTTTCGGCGCGCCAAGAATTTAAAGTGTTAgttataattgttttaaaaaatgaaaactataCGAACCTGATTTCGGTTGAAAAGCTACTTCCGCTAGGGTAGAAACCCCTTTCAAGAAGCTTCCTTCTGGGACGCGTTTTTAATGTCCAAGAATTGTATCTCCCCTATGTAGTTTGCCAGCGAAATACCCCGCACGGTGCAAAAGGCCATCTCCGTACGGTCTACCGCAACACAGTCGCAATAATAATGGTGTTTCCCGTGGCCGTGTGTCTGGCGACCACTGTCGCGCACCGGCCGCGCACCGACCGATTGACGTCAGAGAGAGAATTTCCAAGGTTTTCTGTTGAGATTGGGGAGGAGAAAATAAAAGGAATAAAAGCAACGTCGGTCGTTCCGCCGGTGGCGCGTGCGCAGGGTGCTGGCTTCAACGGCTTCGGTCCTGTCTATTTTAGCCCTCGTCTCTCTCGTCTCGTCTCGTGGAGTCGTCGGCCCTGCTGCCACAACAGCAACTCTTATAGCAGCATCCACTCCCCCCTCCCTCGCATGCCGGCTTGATTTTCGCTTCCCGATAGTGAATTTAAGCACCAACCATTTTGCGCCCGTTTATGCGATTAGAGAACAGCGGGGCAAACAtcacacgcgtgtgtgtgttcaagATCATTTTGTACTGATCGACAGCAGCTGCCGGCAGATCTCCacccaggggggggggggtgtgatGCTGTTGAATGTGAGGGCAGTAAAAAGTTTGTATATTTCGACAGTAGGCACCTCTTTCCTCTCCCTTCTCACTTTAATCTGCGTCACGCTTAGGTCCTCGGGGATGCGGTTTTAGACGACATGgaaatttcataatttctcCACACGAAATTACAATTAACCTTGACGGCGCGCCCTGGCTCGCCGTAACCGGTTGGAAAACGTCCATCAACATCCTGTGTATAACAGTGGGGCAACAAAGTGGCTGCAGGCGTCTAGGGATAGAGGTAGCGGACCATTCGATTGGTACATTTTGTCTGCTGCCAGAATCTTTGAGTGTTCAGTGTAATGCACCAAACTAGTGTtgtgctctttggagcacacccacgactccgatccggcttgggctattgttagtccgataccgactccggcaaaaaacccgaaccactagttccgcccggagtcgttcggaaacGTCCataatcgtccggagtcgtccggagttacctggagtcgtttggagtcgtcacAGGAGCCGTCCGATGCAATGTGCTTGTAATCAGGCACTTCATTTCGTTTGAAGACCGGCTCCGGACAACTCTAACTCcaaccgattccggacgactccaaccgactccgaacgactccgactccaaacgCCTCCGGACTACTCCGCGGAGTTCCGAACAATTCCAAACGACTGCGGATAATGCTGGCCGGAACTAACTTTCGGATTCGGTTCGAAAATGATctgagtcgactccggatttttgccagctttacccatcactacaccAAACATAATTAATTGTTACAGGGCAAATGGGAATCGTTGGGATGCTGGAAGTTGGTGGATAGTTATACAGTACTTCTATTCTTAGCAGCGATTTTTAAGACCTAGTAGACACAATGTGTGTTTCTCTTTACACTGAGtagacaaaacaaatcaacaacaatGTGTGCCAATAAACACGCATAACTAATATAATTTCTCTCATTTCTCTCCCAACATCCGTTTCATGGTTTCAGGCGTGCATCGATGACAATCTGGACATGGTGGAGTTTCTCGTACAGAAAGGTGCCGACGTCAACCGGAAGGACAACGAAGGCTGGACACCGTTGCATGCCACAGCATCATGCGGGTAAACGAAGACCGATCGAACTAGTCGTTCGGTTCCACAAACCCAAATCCAAAGAATACAATTCTAACGCtacgtttgcttgttttgttgcagcTTTCTTAGTATAGCACGCTATCTGATAGAGAACGGTGCCGACCTGGCGTCGATCAACAGCGATGGCGAGCTGGCGGTCGATCTCGCCAACTCGGACGCGATGGAGGACCTGATCCAGCACCACCTGGACGAGCAGGGCATCGACTGCGAGGAGGCGCGCCAGGCGGAGGAGCGCATCATGCTGAGCGACGCGACCAAGTGGCTCCGCACGGACAGCCCGGACTGTGATAAGGCGCACCCGAAGACGGGCGCCACCGCGATACATGTCGCCGCCGCCAAGGGCTACATCGGcgtgctgaagctgctgctcgagGGCCGGGGCGACATCGACCGGCAGGACGTGGACGGCTGGACGCCGCTGCACGCGGCCGCCTACTGGGGCCAGAAGGAAGCCACACAGATGCTGCTGAACGCGAGCGCCGACATCGACGTGCAGAACTACAGCGGCCAGCTGGCGATCGACATTGCCCAGGACGATATCGTGCCTTTGCTGAAGGATGCCCGCAAGAACGGGAAGCGCACGAAGCGCAGACCACCTAGTCACGGAAATAGGTACGGTGGGGTTCTCGGATAGGCGCGCGTTTGCGAACGCGTACCTCATTTTGCGCCTGTGGCTTAATGTTTGCCTTTCTGTTCCTTTTCCGGTACATTGCACCCGCGTGATGGCGTGATGGTGGTAGGATTACGGACAACTTCGAAAATAGTACGGAAACGCCGACCAAGGTGATTCGGGTCGAGGTGAAACCGATTGACAGCAATAAGGAGAAGGAAGGTAGGTGTATAGGGCGATCAGATCAGCCGCGCCGTGTAACCACACATCCCGCGTGCCCCTCGGTGGCATACCCCCCTTCCCTTGCACACATGGTTTCGTGCGCGTCCCATCCCGCATTCCCGTTCATTTCCCCCCGTGTCCAAGCGGTCATTCGTTTTTGTCCATTGTCGATGGGGGTCAATTGAGTTGGCAAAGGCGATTGACTAATTGGATATCTGGAACGGAGAGGCTATTCGAGACACGAAAAAAACACTGCTGGCTTTTATCATACCGGCCCGGTGCCCCGTTGGATCACCCGCTCCCTTTGTTTGCGCTATGTGTCGctttgtgttttggtttttggacCAACGAAATCCAAATTAGAGTCACATAAGTTGGCTGTTGGGGGTCCGTATTTGGggggttttccttttctttcgccTTTCGTTTTCGCACATCCATATCTCGCCGGTATCACGATTGAGTTTCCGCTATGTAAAAGTGTATCTTGTTAAGTCAATATGATTCCCTTCAATACAACCTCCCACAATCACGCGCCCGCTGGACCCTTGGGTGTGGATGCTACCCAGCTGGTGGATCCGTCGCCGTCGActacggcgacgacgacgatggcggGGAAAATGTTGCCGAAGCGCTTCCGGAATCCCCGCAAGTTGCAGGAgaccaagaagaagaaaaagcagcAGATGAAAAAGATGAAGAGGAGGATGAGGAGACGATGGATGATACGGTAGACGAGGCGctggaagaggaagaggaggtagaggaggaggaggtggaagaggaagaggaagaagaggaggaagacgcagaggaagaagaggagcAACAAGAGCACGTCAGTGCGCAAGCGAGCCGTCCAGGCGAGGACGTAACCGATTCGTCCATCGGTAGCGTGCCATACCAGCAAGATCTTCCTTCACCCGCACAAATCAACCAAACAAAGGATGCCGAAAgcgaggaagaggaagaggaggaagaagaggaaaatgGCAGCGTATCGTCGGAACCGTACTCCTCCTCGAATCCGTCCGCCGATAGTAGTATGACCGAGTCCGAAACAGGTACAGCCAGCCAAACTGCGGACCATCCACTCCGCTGGTGGAATACAACCTTCCCCACTTGCCCTTATTGTGgctgcgtgagtgtgtgtgttggattcCACCAACCggatatgtttgtgtgtgtgtgtgtgcgtgaaagagaaaaatattCGCTCGCCATTCTGTAACGGTCGTGCAGCATACTCCCTACAGAACACGCTACTAGCGTTGGAGGGAGTTTGTTTGACCTCTGGcctgtgttgttttttctatgCAAGTGCTCGCTCTGTTTGATTACCTTTAATTTGAGACGTTTGATTTGAGTTGGTTAATTGACGACGTATGGTTTGGTTCGCTCGGTTTCCGTCGTTTTGTTTACTTCTGACTGTCGTGTGTTACAATGCGTTACACATGCGTTACAATTCCGCACACGATTCACAGATCCGAAAAGATGTTTGCGAAAAGGATTGTTTAGTGGGAATAACGATTTGGAGCGACTGTACGACATATCGGTACAATAAGAAACTCTATATTGCgcagtaaaattttaaaaatagtaGATAAAAACATAAGCTTTTAAGTGCTCATCAAAGCTCTCAAAAGGGATAAGATTGCACCGTACGACGTGTGTCACTATTCCCAGATCATACGCTTTTCTGGTCTGTGATGAATGTGAGGTGTGTTTGGCTGCTAGGCATGTTGAAAATGCACGTGCTATTTTGTGTAGAATTAATgctttatttccattttactAGTTTTGCTTGAAATAGTAACCATCTTGTCCGTGAAGTCCGCCGAACTACTAGCAGCATTCCTTGCGCTTGGATTGGTCTTTAATTGTATAATTGTTATtagttgatttaaaaaaatcattccacaTCAACGCAATTGGCAATCTGTTCCAAAAGACAAACTTTTATGAATCGATCCACAAAGGATGCTTTCGAACCGTTTGTAGTTTTACCGCGTGCTGTATGATTCTTGTTAATGCTAATCAACTAACCAACGTTACTGCAACGTGTGCTGTTTGGGGCCTGCAACGCACTATTCTGCTGTCGTTCCACAATGTTCTTACACGTGTcgtcttctttcttcttcttctattgtAATATCTAAAACCTCCCGTTCCTAACCGACTTGTGCTCACACTGCTGCCTGTGTATCGTGATATCTCGAACACCAACATGATCGTTCGGTGCGATGTGCTTCTCACAACGGTGGCCTGTCTGTGGTATTGGCTGTGCTTTAACCATCGACGAACAGACGAACTGTTGCCACGGCCCGTTCCAATCATCTCGCGACCGACGCCGGTTCCACTGACCACACAAATTGTAGCGCCGAAGCCACGTGTAACGGAGCCGCCGGTACCGTCGAACAATGCCGCACCAGCGATCGCTAACAATCCAGCGGCTCCACCAACGGCACCGTGGCGCCGTGCGCGTGCCGTACCGACGCCTGTGCCGCGCCACTTCTACGAGGAAGCACAGCAACCGCCGGCCGATGATGTCGTCGACTACGCTAACCTCGTTTTCACGTCCAAGCGCAACCGTAATGTTCTGTTCTTCTGTTCTGTTGTTTCTTACTGTTCTGTTCatgtgctgcttttgtttgctatttCGTATCGTTTCCTGTTCAGTGCTGTATTTTTTGCTCACGTTCAATATCTCATAATCGCTCATATAATCCTTCGTCGCAAGCTCCTTCATGTCGCTCACGGTGTGCTCCTGTGACGAAGCACCTCTACCTCATCGACCTTCCTGTACTTATGCGCCTATTTTCACATTGTACGATCAATCGCCTCGTTCTGTtactgctgatgctgccgTTTTTGTCGCCATTTGTGTATAGTTTTCCTAAGCATATTCGCAAGCATATTTCAAACCTTCATTTGCAAGAAGCAAAAACTAGATGGTGCAATGTATCCATCATGAAAGATGCATTGGCCACACCCTTATGCTTCCCATTGCTCTCATCTTCACGCTAATAGTATGGAAAATTCGAAAAATAAAGTTCAAATATTCGCGACTGCGTTGCGCCAGTTCTGCCATCTTTCGGTATCTTTGTTCGCACAGTTGAAAAATctaccaaataaaaaaaaaactgctagTTGATTTGGTTCATCTTTATAAAAAGCCCACTacacacaaccaaaaaaaaagaacatccaTTAGCTTTAATTTCGAGCCTTTgaagagttttgtttttgttattgagCAATTTTCTAAATAAGCATATGTGTTTACTCTCTTCCTTTCTTGTTGTAATTTTCATTCCTTCCTGCCTTCCCTGGCCGCCTCATCGCGCTACGAAACCAGTAGTTtcggaaaaggaaaataaaccaACTGAACCGGATGTGATACTGAGGAGAACCCAGAGCTTCGAGAGTGACGAAAAGTGAGTATTGCGCACCGTTCTGTGGAACCGTTTTGGGGTTTCTCTTCTattgctgtgtgtatgtgtttgtgtaccgtgtgcgcgtgtttttctttaattttattattattttgtttgaatattggttgctgatatggattttttCCCCGCGTTTCATTGGACCGTACAGATTTATTTGCGTTAAAGATTTTTATATTGATATTCGCATTTTACGTTTAAAGTTTAAAACCTCATTAACTGCTTTGCATGTTTCATTGCTCCAGTAATGTATAAAACAAGATTAAAACTGAAATTAAACGCAATCGAATCATGCACACAGGACAAGGACGTGTTTCTTCGTAATTGTTTTACGTTGTTTTAAAAATCCGTTTAATTCTTCTTATTAATGGCTTGTGTTTTCTAATTGTTTATTAACTCCCACTACCTTATCTCGGCACACCACTACTACCTGTGTGTATCATGGACATATACTTCTGCAACGGCACCTTTCCTGATGTTGAATACTTACAAACTACAACACAAAAACCCTAAAATACTACCGCATATATGGCcggttattgttttttgcacAACATCATCCAACATTTGCACTACACGACGCGGCCTACATACTACGTCATTACACTTGCAACATGTAACCACACACTGTCCTTCCCTTTCCTCGTACACGTACTCGTGACCAACACATTTGCTAAACATGGCCGCAAattatgtgcgcgcgcgtgtgtgtgtgtgtgtgtgtgtacaatgGCCCTATACAGGTTCTACCAGCGGTATGCCGAGCTGCGAGCACGAATACAGGCTAACTCATGCCCCCACACGATCCTACCATCGACGCCTATTAACACTAAAACCAGTACCGcctcgaacaacaacaacaacagcagcaacaacaacaacaataacaatagtactaccactaccactacggCGACGACGCCTGCATCGAACATTTCGTCGTATCTGGTGCAGCGGTCCGCCTCACTGAAGGATCATCGGACACTAAGGTAACACAAGAGCAATTATTCTGTACtccattttgctttttttttgttccttttaccaaaaaaaaagaagcaagaaaactcctctccctctctctttcactaTCTCCCTTCATGTCTCTGTAAGCACCTGTATCTATACCACGCCATTATTCATTGCTTTGTAAGATTTGCTCCAGCCTGGTTATGCTGTTTTCTTCTCGGTTTTGTGGAATGATACTGATGTTTTACTTACCTACACTTACCGCTTACCTGTATTGTTCAACACAAGTTTTCCGTGCCGCGACATACTGCAACTGAGATGAACTAATGATTCTCCGTTTCactcgttttttgttttgtaggaaAACAACAAGCAATTTGGTCCTGGGAAGCACGACCACATCACCGTCATCGGCGACCGGACCGGCGTCCGGCGCAGCCACCAACCTCGTGCCTCCAGCAGCAACCGGTACGGGTGCAGCGAACAACACAACGGGCAGCACCACGGGCAGCTCCGGTGCCGTCTCGCCACCGACCAGTCCGTCCGGAACGCCGACGACAACGCCCACTGCCGGACAGATCAGAAGGTAAGGAAGAGAGCCGGTTGGGAATGTTAGTTTTGGCCGTCGTGCCAGGCGGTGCGGGTTTTGAGTTCTTTCAATCAGGTAGTCTTCCCGTGTGAGCTGAAGAAGCTCAATGGTATCTTCATTGAATCGCGCGAACGCTCCCATCTTCATCAGTGtgtgtaatattttatttcacaaatATTTTCATGCTCCACTTCACTCGTGTCgactcgtgtgtgtgtgtgtatgttgccaTTTCGAAACTCGTTCCCCATACCACACCATGTACGGGCGCGTATCGACACCATCGTCACCAATCTTGCAGCTCCATACCCACACCAATCACCCTCAACAGCCACAAGAATACCACCATGAGCAACAACACTGATAACagtagcagcaccaccaccaccacaccgttCGGTGATCGCTACCGGAAGCGGTACGAGGATCAACCGGAGACGGTGCGCAAACCCTCGGCAACGAATAGCACGGTTGCGAATGATCATACCTCATCCACCACCACATCCGCTCCCGAGGCGGCCGATCACACGGCGCACGAGACCACGCTCACACCGGCCACCGGGCCCGAAACGAACAGGAACCACAGCCTGTTCGAACTCAACCGCAAATACATTGAGCAGGCGCAGAAGACGAAGATCAATAATGAGCGCAATAAATTTCTCTCCTCACTCAACGAGAAgagacagcagcagctccaggagcagcagcagcagcagcaggagcaacagcagcaacgacgTCAGCAACCAGCCGAACAGCCGAGGGGTGGTGGACGGTACGATGGCAGACCAGGCAAGCCGGAAGCGTCACAAGAGGAGGCGTCGTTCGAGGAACCGGCGGCAGTGAAGCTGATCATGCCATCGTACACCGCAGCTCCGGCTCCAACAGCGGTGCTGGAACAGCAGCCACCTGCGGGAACAACGCCGGTGACGACAACCAGCCCCTCGTCGAACAAGCTGTCGCCtggaaatattttcaaaaactttttcaagTAATGTCCACAAAGCGAACTAATGGTTGCTCAGTGTTTTTTGCAAGTGTTGTCCTAATCCGCATTGTTGTGTGCATTACGCGTGTGTTTGATGATAGTGACTTCAAGAGAGTCTTCGACGAGGGATGTTCAATCAGATGTTCATTTGTCTCTTGTTTAACTCTGCTGATGTTTTTCACTGATTTGCCTAGAATGTTGTCGAATTTTCAGAACGACACCAGTTCTGTATTCCCGCATGTGCTGTACCGAATGTACGAATAACACCCCCGGTTTGCCAGCGTGAAGATTTGCTCCACTTGTAGTTCGCGATCCTGAAATAACACCTTCCCAACACCGTATACAGAAACAGTCATACATATTGTCATTTCACACGGTCTGGAAAACAAACACCCCGTCCATCATTTTCTTCGCCTGAGCTTTTTCATTAAAACCTTAGTCGTTTTTTTGTCGAGATTGATGTAAATAACTAATGTTGTTTTCGCGTGTATGTTTAAAACACTCCATCATATAATTTAACATCtgtgtttgcattttaaaCCATTATTGCAGATCATTTGTACCACCGACGCGGGACGAAGAGAGCGAAACGCAACGCAAGGCCCATGCCAAGCGCGTCCGGGAGACGCGCCGCTCGACCCAGGGCGTCACGCTGGACGAGATCAAGAGTGCCGAGCAGCTGGTCAAGAAGAAGAACGCTACCGGAACGGGCAACGAAGTAAGTGTAATGCGTAAGCGCCGTGCGTTGCTCATCGAGCAACAGGAGCACCATCTGGGGGGTGGAAATAGAAAACGGGTGTGCATTAGGTGCCACCCGGACGTATCGTTAGGCTTATCGGAATGACAAGCACGCAACCACCGGGAGGGTTGTCAGTTGTTTAGGGGCTTATGCTTGAGATTGTTTGCATTTGggtttgaattgaaaatgaattaaCTTAAAACCGATTGTACTGTGGGTAAGTAATATTTTGTAACAAAAGCATCAatagttttatgattttttttttattattcttattattactGTGTGACAAATTGTTTGACGAAGGCTTTTGTTCGAGGTTTTACATTTTGTTCGcttctgtttgttgttttctttttttttgttttgttattaatgATATCGGTTGCGGTGATtaattggtaaaaaaaaacaatcattccAGAATCAtggtgttttatgtttaaacaAAAAGGCTCTAAATCAAAAAAAGGCTATGTTAGCTTTTTCCCATACTATTTTACATTTCGCTAGTAGAATGTTTGGCGAATATCGTAACGTTTTGGGGGTACATGAAAGCAAGATTGAAGATTGCGAAGCACAGAGGGGCATACTGAACACGCTTTGGAACGCTTTTCGAACGGCACGCATAGAAACATTGAGACGTTCGTCCCACCTGCACATTCATGATAAAGCATCTTGCTGTGGCGTTTCTCGTTTaagttgaaaacaaaaattgaacacATTTCGATCGAAAGGCAAGCAATTTTAGGCAGTATTAAGTGCGTTGGATTCATGATCATGAATGTACATATCTTTAAACCGATCCTATATTAACCTCTGACATTAACAGAACGACACAATGGCACCCGCGACTGcgacagcaacgacaacaaccaCGACAacgccatcatcaccatcctcATTATCATCCACTGCATCACCCTCATTTACCAACGATCGTGTGCCGGCGGTCGGCAGCACTggcgaccagcagcagcagcagcaaggcaGCAATCACGTAACGGAAGCATCCGCAGCACATGATGCGACCGGCGGCGGCGTTGGTGGTGGGTCGACGAAGGGGGAAGAAATCGCCGTCTCGGCTAGTTTCACGCTAGCCGCACCGGGATCGTCACTCGATGACGGTGGCGACGGTGGCggaggtggtggaggaggaggaggccaCCGAAGGCACCGTCGCAGTGTGGCCGGcatggacgaggaggaggaggatgacaGCAAGGTGACGGTGTCGTATACGATCAGTGCCCCGGTACGGCAGAGCTCGCCCAGCCCGAGGGCGGTGGcgtcggcggcggcagtgAGCACCTCCAAAGAAAGTGCCGATCCACTGGATGGAACCGGCGCTGGCGATGTTCCTGCCGTAACGGCAACGTTCCacgtgccagcagccgcgagCGAGCCGATGGTGGCGACCTCGGCCACCATCCGAACGTCGTCCGGCGCAGCGGGTGGTGTCGTGAGTAATAGTGATAGtaataccaccaccaccaccaccaccaccaacaacaacacctccaacagcaacaacaacaacaccagtgCATCCTCTAATACCAACCACAACACAGCCGCCACCACCTACACTAAACGTTCACTGTTCGATATCGATAACGCGAACTCACTAACACTGGCCGAGAAGCTGCGCCACGAGGCGAACAAGTACGCGATCGCGGCCGTGGCGGACGGCGACCTGGACAGCCACCTGGTGGCCCGGGTCCCCGCCAGCAACAGTGGCACTACTAAcagtggtggcggcggcggcggcgaaagcaacagcaccagcacgaACGCACCTGCGGACAATAGTGCAGCGAGTGCTGGTGCCGCCGTGCCGCCATCGCCAACACTGCGGAAGGCGGAACCGGCCACAACGACCACCACCGGTGTCACGGCCGAACGAAGGCCCTCGTGGCGGTTGAAGGTGGACGGTGGCAGCAAGGTAAGGACCGTTGTGTGTAACTTGGGGCTTGCCGTTTGCAACCAGAATGCAACAATAATCTTGCACATGGGACGGGTGGGGTTCATGATGCTTTTTACTACTACACTGCCGCATGGGTATTGCTATGGAATGGAGTGGAGGGGAAACTCCCTCATTGGGAGTTAGTAACGTGTGTGCGTGatgtgaattgt comes from the Anopheles coluzzii chromosome 2, AcolN3, whole genome shotgun sequence genome and includes:
- the LOC120952109 gene encoding protein phosphatase 1 regulatory subunit 12A isoform X1: MSLDNRNTSAQYKRAEQLKRWEESEMNKKLSGAPKSPSSRRIKFSSGCIFLAACVAGDKEEVEWLLKNGADIDTANVDGLTALHQACIDDNLDMVEFLVQKGADVNRKDNEGWTPLHATASCGFLSIARYLIENGADLASINSDGELAVDLANSDAMEDLIQHHLDEQGIDCEEARQAEERIMLSDATKWLRTDSPDCDKAHPKTGATAIHVAAAKGYIGVLKLLLEGRGDIDRQDVDGWTPLHAAAYWGQKEATQMLLNASADIDVQNYSGQLAIDIAQDDIVPLLKDARKNGKRTKRRPPSHGNRITDNFENSTETPTKVIRVEVKPIDSNKEKEAGGSVAVDYGDDDDGGENVAEALPESPQVAGDQEEEKAADEKDEEEDEETMDDTVDEALEEEEEVEEEEVEEEEEEEEEDAEEEEEQQEHVSAQASRPGEDVTDSSIGSVPYQQDLPSPAQINQTKDAESEEEEEEEEEENGSVSSEPYSSSNPSADSSMTESETDELLPRPVPIISRPTPVPLTTQIVAPKPRVTEPPVPSNNAAPAIANNPAAPPTAPWRRARAVPTPVPRHFYEEAQQPPADDVVDYANLVFTSKRNLVSEKENKPTEPDVILRRTQSFESDEKFYQRYAELRARIQANSCPHTILPSTPINTKTSTASNNNNNSSNNNNNNNSTTTTTTATTPASNISSYLVQRSASLKDHRTLRKTTSNLVLGSTTTSPSSATGPASGAATNLVPPAATGTGAANNTTGSTTGSSGAVSPPTSPSGTPTTTPTAGQIRSSIPTPITLNSHKNTTMSNNTDNSSSTTTTTPFGDRYRKRYEDQPETVRKPSATNSTVANDHTSSTTTSAPEAADHTAHETTLTPATGPETNRNHSLFELNRKYIEQAQKTKINNERNKFLSSLNEKRQQQLQEQQQQQQEQQQQRRQQPAEQPRGGGRYDGRPGKPEASQEEASFEEPAAVKLIMPSYTAAPAPTAVLEQQPPAGTTPVTTTSPSSNKLSPGNIFKNFFKSFVPPTRDEESETQRKAHAKRVRETRRSTQGVTLDEIKSAEQLVKKKNATGTGNENDTMAPATATATTTTTTTPSSPSSLSSTASPSFTNDRVPAVGSTGDQQQQQQGSNHVTEASAAHDATGGGVGGGSTKGEEIAVSASFTLAAPGSSLDDGGDGGGGGGGGGGHRRHRRSVAGMDEEEEDDSKVTVSYTISAPVRQSSPSPRAVASAAAVSTSKESADPLDGTGAGDVPAVTATFHVPAAASEPMVATSATIRTSSGAAGGVVSNSDSNTTTTTTTTNNNTSNSNNNNTSASSNTNHNTAATTYTKRSLFDIDNANSLTLAEKLRHEANKYAIAAVADGDLDSHLVARVPASNSGTTNSGGGGGGESNSTSTNAPADNSAASAGAAVPPSPTLRKAEPATTTTTGVTAERRPSWRLKVDGGSKFKLEDASTPNAATQSSSVASGGSVYEPSGPANQAPEHGLTTTKLTSSSALAQRRAQQQNGDSSSTATTGTTSSSVASSRPLSAPASGLAAGEQYNRVPGSAVTAAGEQQTGAAATDPNSPLHHLRRPPKSAGEENKENDKENDSRSTAQATQAVIQRRRRQKRRSTGVVSVGMEDLDPDRQDSPVDGDEKETGSERGRSRVGSTASELDTANQPQDSTRENGGDCIDYKALYEQEKVDNDKLKMALRKKDEEVVTLKAALDRFTTATTKNNSLSELEKRERRAMERKMSEMEEELKLLQKYKTENERLRAENRALTRVVSKLTTSAQNQIHASKQ
- the LOC120952109 gene encoding protein phosphatase 1 regulatory subunit 12A isoform X16 encodes the protein MSLDNRNTSAQYKRAEQLKRWEESEMNKKLSGAPKSPSSRRIKFSSGCIFLAACVAGDKEEVEWLLKNGADIDTANVDGLTALHQACIDDNLDMVEFLVQKGADVNRKDNEGWTPLHATASCGFLSIARYLIENGADLASINSDGELAVDLANSDAMEDLIQHHLDEQGIDCEEARQAEERIMLSDATKWLRTDSPDCDKAHPKTGATAIHVAAAKGYIGVLKLLLEGRGDIDRQDVDGWTPLHAAAYWGQKEATQMLLNASADIDVQNYSGQLAIDIAQDDIVPLLKDARKNGKRTKRRPPSHGNRITDNFENSTETPTKVIRVEVKPIDSNKEKEVNMIPFNTTSHNHAPAGPLGVDATQLVDPSPSTTATTTMAGKMLPKRFRNPRKLQETKKKKKQQMKKMKRRMRRRWMIR
- the LOC120952109 gene encoding protein phosphatase 1 regulatory subunit 12B isoform X9, whose amino-acid sequence is MSLDNRNTSAQYKRAEQLKRWEESEMNKKLSGAPKSPSSRRIKFSSGCIFLAACVAGDKEEVEWLLKNGADIDTANVDGLTALHQACIDDNLDMVEFLVQKGADVNRKDNEGWTPLHATASCGFLSIARYLIENGADLASINSDGELAVDLANSDAMEDLIQHHLDEQGIDCEEARQAEERIMLSDATKWLRTDSPDCDKAHPKTGATAIHVAAAKGYIGVLKLLLEGRGDIDRQDVDGWTPLHAAAYWGQKEATQMLLNASADIDVQNYSGQLAIDIAQDDIVPLLKDARKNGKRTKRRPPSHGNRITDNFENSTETPTKVIRVEVKPIDSNKEKEAGGSVAVDYGDDDDGGENVAEALPESPQVAGDQEEEKAADEKDEEEDEETMDDTVDEALEEEEEVEEEEVEEEEEEEEEDAEEEEEQQEHVSAQASRPGEDVTDSSIGSVPYQQDLPSPAQINQTKDAESEEEEEEEEEENGSVSSEPYSSSNPSADSSMTESETVSEKENKPTEPDVILRRTQSFESDEKKTTSNLVLGSTTTSPSSATGPASGAATNLVPPAATGTGAANNTTGSTTGSSGAVSPPTSPSGTPTTTPTAGQIRSSIPTPITLNSHKNTTMSNNTDNSSSTTTTTPFGDRYRKRYEDQPETVRKPSATNSTVANDHTSSTTTSAPEAADHTAHETTLTPATGPETNRNHSLFELNRKYIEQAQKTKINNERNKFLSSLNEKRQQQLQEQQQQQQEQQQQRRQQPAEQPRGGGRYDGRPGKPEASQEEASFEEPAAVKLIMPSYTAAPAPTAVLEQQPPAGTTPVTTTSPSSNKLSPGNIFKNFFKSFVPPTRDEESETQRKAHAKRVRETRRSTQGVTLDEIKSAEQLVKKKNATGTGNENDTMAPATATATTTTTTTPSSPSSLSSTASPSFTNDRVPAVGSTGDQQQQQQGSNHVTEASAAHDATGGGVGGGSTKGEEIAVSASFTLAAPGSSLDDGGDGGGGGGGGGGHRRHRRSVAGMDEEEEDDSKVTVSYTISAPVRQSSPSPRAVASAAAVSTSKESADPLDGTGAGDVPAVTATFHVPAAASEPMVATSATIRTSSGAAGGVVSNSDSNTTTTTTTTNNNTSNSNNNNTSASSNTNHNTAATTYTKRSLFDIDNANSLTLAEKLRHEANKYAIAAVADGDLDSHLVARVPASNSGTTNSGGGGGGESNSTSTNAPADNSAASAGAAVPPSPTLRKAEPATTTTTGVTAERRPSWRLKVDGGSKFKLEDASTPNAATQSSSVASGGSVYEPSGPANQAPEHGLTTTKLTSSSALAQRRAQQQNGDSSSTATTGTTSSSVASSRPLSAPASGLAAGEQYNRVPGSAVTAAGEQQTGAAATDPNSPLHHLRRPPKSAGEENKENDKENDSRSTAQATQAVIQRRRRQKRRSTGVVSVGMEDLDPDRQDSPVDGDEKETGSERGRSRVGSTASELDTANQPQDSTRENGGDCIDYKALYEQEKVDNDKLKMALRKKDEEVVTLKAALDRFTTATTKNNSLSELEKRERRAMERKMSEMEEELKLLQKYKTENERLRAENRALTRVVSKLTTSAQNQIHASKQ